A stretch of Primulina tabacum isolate GXHZ01 chromosome 13, ASM2559414v2, whole genome shotgun sequence DNA encodes these proteins:
- the LOC142522932 gene encoding protein kinase PINOID, whose protein sequence is MIDEYPERNFGELNCDQGVICSCKSSMSSDTTVSHCTSFSRLSFELPTSSPERQAAMKPHHSSDTLFQAIRLKTNLSFRDFSLVRQIGSGDIGRVYLCSLRGTADEERLFAMKVVDNDMLALKKKTHRAETERKILRLLDHPFLPTLYAEFEASHFSCVVMEYCGGGDLHSLRYKQPQKRFSLGSARFYAAEVLVALEYLHMLGIIYRDLKPENVLVRSDGHIMLTDFDLSLCSAAVPAVESPKFSSDAVSSPKTSRSPRLLTPFSCISNHFFRSKKIQTLETHRLFVAEPVAARSCSFVGTHEYVSPEVASGTSHGNAVDWWALGIFIYEMIYGRTPFAGATNEATLRNIIRKPLSFNPESPCSIGEHHARDLISGLLNKDQDKRLGSKRGAADVKTHPFFKGLNFALIRTVSPPGAAGIQSHNKTTALRRQTVSFNEF, encoded by the exons ATGATAGACGAGTACCCAGAGAGGAATTTCGGGGAGTTGAATTGTGATCAAGGGGTGATTTGCTCCTGCAAAAGCTCGATGAGCAGTGACACCACTGTAAGCCACTGCACGAGCTTCAGCCGGCTGTCGTTCGAGCTCCCGACTAGCTCTCCTGAGCGGCAGGCGGCGATGAAGCCGCACCACTCGTCGGACACTTTGTTTCAAGCCATTCGATTGAAGACGAACCTGAGCTTCCGTGACTTCAGCTTGGTGAGACAGATCGGAAGCGGCGACATCGGTAGAGTTTATCTCTGCAGCCTCCGCGGCACCGCGGATGAGGAGCGACTCTTCGCCATGAAAGTGGTGGATAATGACATGCTGGCTTTGAAGAAGAAGACGCACAGAGCGGAGACTGAGAGGAAAATCTTGAGGCTATTGGATCACCCGTTTTTGCCAACCCTTTACGCGGAATTCGAAGCTTCGCATTTTTCCTGTGTTGTGATGGAGTACTGCGGCGGCGGCGATTTACATTCTCTTAGATATAAGCAGCCGCAGAAACGCTTCTCCCTCGGCTCAGCTCG GTTTTATGCAGCTGAGGTTCTGGTAGCTCTAGAGTACCTCCACATGTTGGGAATAATCTACAGAGATTTGAAGCCGGAAAACGTGTTAGTGAGATCCGACGGCCATATTATGCTCACCGACTTCGATCTATCGCTTTGCTCCGCCGCCGTTCCGGCGGTTGAATCACCAAAATTTTCATCTGACGCGGTATCGTCTCCCAAAACCTCACGCAGCCCTCGTTTACTGACCCCATTCTCCTGCATTTCTAACCATTTTTTCCGCTCCAAGAAAATCCAAACTCTGGAGACCCACCGCCTTTTCGTGGCGGAACCCGTCGCGGCCCGGTCTTGTTCTTTCGTCGGAACCCACGAGTACGTGTCACCGGAGGTGGCTTCCGGTACGTCCCATGGCAACGCCGTCGACTGGTGGGCCCTCGGTATCTTCATCTACGAGATGATCTACGGAAGAACCCCATTCGCAGGCGCAACCAACGAAGCTACGCTGCGTAACATCATCAGAAAGCCTCTATCATTCAACCCCGAATCCCCATGCAGCATAGGTGAGCACCACGCCCGGGACCTGATATCCGGGTTGCTGAACAAGGATCAGGATAAACGACTCGGGTCAAAGAGAGGGGCGGCCGATGTAAAAACCCACCCCTTCTTCAAAGGGTTGAATTTCGCGCTGATCCGGACGGTGTCGCCACCTGGAGCGGCGGGAATCCAGAGCCACAACAAAACGACGGCGTTGCGTCGGCAAACGGTGTCGTTTAACGAGTTCTGA